A genomic window from Silene latifolia isolate original U9 population chromosome 11, ASM4854445v1, whole genome shotgun sequence includes:
- the LOC141613667 gene encoding AAA-ATPase ASD, mitochondrial-like: MMMMMMNSNEMVTQLGSVIATIVFLKALYEQYIPYHWREAINSFLWRHLTKIMNFFSNYHTILVDEYVGERYNRSEAYTRIESYLSEKTSEKARELKASFVQDGKALMLGLGYEQEVTDVFEGVTLWWTSCRHTPSSQTITFCPGDDELKFYRLTFHNRDRKFVTEKYLNHILEEGKSIAIKKRQRKLFTNVKDDGSYNRRGSLWSHVEFKHPATFATLGMTKSKKQSIIDDLQRFSKAKNYYNKIGKPWKRGYLLYGPPGTGKSTMIAAMANLLEYDVYDLELTAVKDNTQLRRLLTQTLTKSIIVIEDIDCSLDLTGQRSTNEKEKEENSKDVGEAVKNKLKEEDDVKKSQVTLSGLLNFIDGIWSACGEERLVVFTTNHIDKLDPALIRRGRMDMHVELSYCCYESFLVLAKNYLDIDEHPLFDEITFLFFLVHSGSLTLFRFLKKKKKSF; encoded by the exons atgatgatgatgatgatgaactcAAACGAAATGGTAACACAATTGGGGTCGGTTATAGCGACAATAGTGTTTTTGAAAGCATTATATGAGCAATACATTCCGTACCATTGGAGGGAAGCAATTAACTCGTTTCTATGGAGACACTTGACAAAAATCATGAACTTTTTCTCGA ATTATCATACCATACTAGTAGATGAGTACGTGGGAGAAAGATATAATCGAAGCGAGGCATACACAAGGATAGAAAGCTACTTAAGTGAGAAGACATCGGAGAAGGCGAGGGAATTGAAGGCAAGCTTTGTCCAAGACGGAAAAGCCTTGATGCTTGGTTTGGGTTATGAACAGGAGGTTACTGATGTTTTTGAAGGGGTCACTCTTTGGTGGACTTCTTGTAGGCACACTCCTTCTAGTCAAACCATCACCTTTTGTCCTGGTGACGATGAACTGAA GTTTTATCGACTGACCTTCCACAACCGCGACAGAAAGTTTGTTACAGAAAAATATCTGAATCACATCTTAGAAGAAGGCAAATCAATTGCCATTAAGAAAAGGCAGAGGAAGTTGTTCACCAATGTAAAAGATGATGGATCATACAATCGTAGAGGCAGCTTGTGGAGTCATGTTGAGTTCAAACATCCTGCTACTTTTGCTACATTAG GTATGACGAAATCCAAGAAACAATCTATTATTGATGACCTTCAACGCTTCAGCAAGGCAAAGAACTACTACAACAAAATCGGAAAACCATGGAAGCGAGGTTACCTTCTCTATGGGCCTCCTGGAACCGGAAAGTCTACTATGATCGCGGCTATGGCCAATTTGTTGGAGTATGATGTCTATGACCTTGAGCTAACTGCGGTCAAGGATAACACCCAATTAAGGAGGCTCCTGACACAGACATTGACAAAGTCGATCATAGTCATCGAAGACATTGATTGCTCCCTTGATTTAACCGGACAGAGATCAACcaatgagaaagagaaagaggAGAATAGTAAAGATGTAGGAGAAGCTGTTAAAAACAAGTTGAAGGAAGAAGACGATGTGAAAAAAAGTCAAGTTACCCTTTCGGGTTTGCTCAACTTCATTGATGGAATATGGTCAGCTTGTGGCGAAGAGAGGCTCGTTGTTTTCACAACTAACCATATCGATAAGCTTGACCCTGCCCTTATTCGTCGAGGGCGAATGGACATGCATGTTGAGCTATCATACTGTTGTTACGAGTCGTTTTTGGTGCTCGCTAAGAACTACTTGGATATTGATGAGCATCCTTTGTTCGACGAGATTACATTTTTGTTCTTCCTGGTTCactccggatccttaactctatttcggtttttaaaaaaaaaaaaaaaatcattttaa
- the LOC141611803 gene encoding AAA-ATPase At3g28580-like — translation MMMMMMNSNQMVMQLGSFIATIVFFKALYEQYIPYHWRDAISLFLWRHLTKIMNFFSRYHTILVDEYVDERFSRSEAYTRIESYLSEKTSEKARELKASFVQDGKALMLGLGYNQEVTDVFEGVVVWWTSCRYFPSSQTITFGPGEDQLRFYQLTFHNRDRKFVTEKYLNHVLEEGKSIAIKKRQRKLFTNVKDDGSYYYRGSLWSHVEFKHPATFTTLGMAKSKKQAIIDDLQRFSKAKHYYNKIGKPWKRGYLLYGPPGTGKSTMIAAMANLLEYDVYDLELTAVKDNTQLRRLLTQTLTKSIIVIEDIDCSLDLTEQRSTNEKEENSKDVGEAVKNKLKEEDDVKKSQVTLSGLLNFIDGIWSACGEERLVVFTTNHIDKLDPALIRRGRMDMHIELSYCCYESFLVLAKNYLDIDEHPLFDEIKTLLSETNACPADVAENLMPKSLHVDDESIPEICLRNLIDALEKAKEDAKMKAAEEEKNRKKDEVKQGSEENQEGKGNDKEGENKSSTVEEKKD, via the exons atgatgatgatgatgatgaactcAAACCAAATGGTAATGCAATTGGGTTCATTCATAGCCACCATTGTATTTTTCAAGGCATTATATGAGCAATACATACCCTACCATTGGAGGGATGCAATTAGCTTGTTTTTATGGAGGCACTTGACCAAAATTATGAATTTTTTCTCGAGATATCACACTATACTCGTAGATGAGTATGTTGATGAAAGATTTAGTCGAAGCGAGGCTTACACCAGAATTGAAAGTTATTTGAGCGAAAAGACGTCGGAGAAGGCGAGGGAATTGAAGGCAAGTTTTGTACAAGATGGAAAAGCCTTGATGCTTGGTTTGGGTTACAATCAAGAGGTGACCGATGTTTTTGAGGGGGTGGTTGTTTGGTGGACTTCTTGTAGGTACTTTCCTTCCAGTCAAACCATCACCTTCGGTCCTGGCGAAGACCAACTGAG GTTTTATCAATTGACCTTTCACAACCGCGACAGAAAGTTTGTTACGGAAAAATATCTGAATCACGTCTTAGAAGAAGGCAAATCAATCGCCATTAAGAAAAGGCAGAGGAAGTTGTTCACCAATGTAAAGGATGATGGTTCATACTATTATAGAGGTAGCTTGTGGAGCCATGTTGAATTCAAACATCCTGCTACTTTTACTACATTAG GTATGGCAAAATCAAAGAAGCAAGCAATTATTGATGACCTTCAACGCTTCAGCAAGGCAAAGCACTACTACAACAAAATCGGAAAACCATGGAAACGAGGTTACCTTCTGTACGGGCCTCCTGGAACCGGAAAGTCTACTATGATCGCGGCCATGGCCAATTTGTTGGAGTATGATGTCTATGACCTTGAGCTAACTGCAGTCAAGGATAACACCCAATTAAGGAGGCTCTTGACACAGACATTGACCAAGTCCATCATAGTCATCGAAGACATTGATTGCTCCCTTGATTTAACCGAACAGAGATCAACCAATGAGAAAGAGGAGAATAGTAAAGATGTAGGAGAAGCTGTTAAAAACAAGTTGAAGGAAGAAGACGATGTGAAAAAAAGTCAAGTTACCCTTTCGGGTTTGCTCAACTTCATTGATGGAATATGGTCGGCTTGTGGCGAAGAGAGGCTCGTTGTTTTCACAACTAACCATATCGATAAGCTTGACCCTGCCCTTATTCGTCGAGGGCGAATGGACATGCATATTGAGCTATCATACTGTTGTTACGAGTCCTTTTTGGTGCTCGCTAAGAACTACTTGGATATTGATGAGCATCCTTTGTTCGATGAAATTAAGACTTTGTTAAGTGAAACTAATGCCTGCCCTGCAGACGTGGCTGAGAATTTGATGCCAAAATCACTTCATGTGGATGATGAGAGTATACCGGAAATATGTTTGAGAAACTTGATTGATGCTCTTGAGAAAGCGAAAGAGGATGCTAAGATGAAAGCTGCGGAAGAAGAAAAGAATAGAAAGAAGGATGAAGTTAAACAAGGAAGTGAAGAAAATCAAGAAGGTAAGGGAAATGACAAGGAAGGAGAGAACAAATCATCAACAGTAGAGGAGAAGAAAGATTAG
- the LOC141611804 gene encoding AAA-ATPase ASD, mitochondrial-like: MYKELSKLPQNMSEKSIVPQNMSANSIIPLFSKMLGGISIAQMGSSLAGMMFILATLQQFCPNIVQEFLNHLWYRLDAFFRPQIQITFYEYNAYSFKTSDAYRAVEAYVGMLSMDATNNATRLKGDKADKKSPTQSLVFVLEDFEEITDCFEGVTFTWLLGKLHPKTKSISHCPWAEEKRFFRLTFKKKYRRLVTAKYLTHVIETGETVLKKRRTRMLYTNNASKDWEDYKRGIWRKCVFEHSATFENLAMEPSKKDEIIQDLITFTKAKDYYMKIGKAWKRGYLLYGPPGTGKTTMIACMANLLGYDVYDLELTTIKNNSQLRNLLISTTGKSIILIEDIDCTLPITSKRDKVDNNAKASGDNEKKKTDDSEKKSDDVKESDSDSDSDSDSDSESETESESESKESKASDVKTKVTLSGLLNIIDGLWSPCSEERIIVFTTNHISKLDPALIRTGRMDKHIEMSYCTFEAFKIFAKNYLNIEANPLFDKIERLLSEVNVCPSDVAENLLPKSIGEDPERRLEALIAAIEEKSKKKHKSAK; encoded by the coding sequence ATGTATAAAGAATTATCAAAATTACCACAAAATATGTCTGAAAAATCAATAGTACCACAAAATATGTCTGCTAATTCAATAATCCCTTTATTTTCTAAGATGTTGGGTGGAATTTCAATAGCACAGATGGGTTCTAGCTTAGCAGGCATGATGTTCATCCTAGCTACTTTACAACAATTTTGCCCCAATATCGTCCAAGAGTTCCTTAATCATCTCTGGTATCGTCTTGACGCCTTTTTTCGTCCTCAGATCCAAATTACTTTCTACGAGTACAATGCCTACTCTTTCAAAACTAGTGACGCATACCGAGCTGTTGAGGCTTATGTTGGTATGCTATCCATGGATGCTACCAACAATGCTACCAGACTGAAAGGCGACAAGGCTGATAAGAAGTCCCCCACCCAATCCCTTGTCTTTGTCCTTGAAGACTTTGAGGAGATCACCGACTGTTTCGAGGGGGTTACCTTCACTTGGCTTTTGGGAAAGCTCCATCCCAAAACCAAGAGCATATCCCACTGCCCATGGGCCGAAGAAAAGAGGTTCTTCAGGTTGACATTCAAAAAGAAGTACCGCCGTTTAGTCACTGCCAAGTACTTAACTCATGTCATTGAGACGGGCGAGACTGTCCTAAAGAAGAGGAGGACCCGGATGTTGTACACCAACAACGCCAGTAAAGATTGGGAGGATTACAAGCGGGGCATATGGCGTAAATGTGTGTTTGAGCATTCGGCTACTTTTGAGAATTTGGCTATGGAACCCTCCAAGAAGGATGAGATTATTCAAGATTTAATCACCTTCACCAAGGCTAAAGATTATTACATGAAAATTGGTAAGGCGTGGAAAAGAGGATACCTTCTTTATGGTCCTCCAGGAACCGGAAAAACTACTATGATTGCTTGTATGGCTAATTTGTTAGGGTATGATGTGTATGACCTTGAATTGACTACTATTAAGAATAATAGCCAGTTAAGAAATTTGTTGATTAGTACTACCGGCAAGTCCATTATTTTGATCGAAGACATTGACTGCACTCTTCCTATCACTTCCAAGAGAGACAAAGTTGATAACAATGCCAAGGCATCAGGCGACAATGAGAAGAAGAAAACGGATGACAGTGAGAAGAAATCTGATGACGTTAAGGAATCTGATTCTGATTCTGATTCTGATTCTGATTCTGATTCTGAATCTGAAactgaatctgaatctgaatccaAAGAGAGCAAAGCTTCGGACGTTAAGACGAAGGTGACACTTTCAGGGCTACTGAATATAATTGACGGGTTATGGTCACCTTGCTCGGAAGAGAGGATAATTGTGTTTACTACTAATCACATTAGCAAGCTTGACCCAGCGTTGATCAGGACAGGACGCATGGATAAGCACATTGAGATGTCGTACTGTACATTCGAAGCATTCAAGATATTTGCCAAGAATTACTTGAATATTGAGGCTAACCCTTTGTTTGATAAGATTGAGAGATTGCTAAGTGAGGTTAATGTCTGTCCCTCGGATGTAGCGGAGAATTTGCTGCCAAAGAGCATTGGTGAGGACCCGGAAAGGCGGTTGGAAGCCTTGATTGCGGCTATTGAAGAAAAGAGTAAGAAAAAACACAAGTCAGCTAAGTAG